In Micromonospora sp. NBC_01813, the following are encoded in one genomic region:
- a CDS encoding DNA polymerase III subunit beta family protein: MHSIGETARASGLTASALRFYDAAGVLVPAAVDPHTGYRWYADSQLRAARLLAGLRRVGMPLAEITEAIRALPDVEVTRRLLAVQLCRLEHGLADARRELSRVHRLLDAEENQTTMTTTRVTVAAADLAAALDAVRFAVGDDPQLPALGGVYVEVDAGLVRFAATDRYRLAFAELAPAAVDGPAVSVLAPRTFVDGVRSQLDRGPAADLVFGPDGVEGTAPGWRITGEPLDFDFPNYRSLLPTAPGEGGRRVTVDAAALRQALAPGQAPAVVREHEGVAHPVAVLAVADSGTVELADEGAWRTAPQQHVAVNREFLLQALDAAGGGQLVLDLDGPIRPLVIRLPADDRSCSLLMPIRL; encoded by the coding sequence ATGCACAGCATCGGGGAGACGGCGCGGGCCAGCGGGCTGACCGCCAGTGCGCTGCGGTTCTACGACGCGGCAGGGGTGCTGGTGCCGGCGGCGGTGGATCCGCACACCGGCTACCGCTGGTACGCCGACTCCCAACTGCGCGCGGCCCGGCTGCTGGCCGGGCTGCGTCGGGTCGGCATGCCGTTGGCGGAGATCACCGAGGCGATCCGGGCGTTGCCCGATGTCGAGGTGACCCGCCGACTGCTGGCGGTCCAGCTGTGCCGGTTGGAGCACGGTCTCGCCGATGCCCGTCGTGAGCTCTCCCGCGTCCACCGACTGCTCGACGCCGAGGAGAACCAGACAACCATGACCACCACCCGTGTCACCGTCGCCGCCGCCGACCTGGCCGCCGCGTTGGACGCCGTACGCTTCGCGGTCGGCGACGACCCGCAGCTCCCCGCGCTGGGCGGGGTGTACGTCGAGGTCGACGCCGGCCTCGTGCGGTTCGCCGCCACCGACCGCTACCGGCTGGCGTTCGCCGAACTCGCCCCGGCCGCCGTCGACGGCCCGGCCGTGTCGGTGCTGGCACCACGCACGTTCGTCGACGGCGTACGCAGCCAGTTGGATCGCGGCCCCGCCGCCGACCTGGTCTTCGGCCCGGACGGCGTCGAAGGCACCGCGCCCGGTTGGCGGATCACCGGCGAGCCGCTCGACTTCGACTTCCCCAACTACCGCTCGCTGCTGCCGACCGCGCCGGGGGAGGGCGGGCGACGGGTGACCGTCGACGCCGCCGCGCTGCGGCAGGCGTTGGCACCCGGCCAGGCACCGGCCGTGGTACGCGAACACGAGGGCGTGGCGCATCCGGTCGCCGTACTGGCGGTCGCCGACTCCGGGACGGTCGAACTCGCCGACGAGGGTGCCTGGCGGACCGCGCCGCAACAGCATGTCGCGGTCAACCGGGAGTTCCTGCTGCAGGCGCTGGATGCTGCCGGTGGTGGCCAACTGGTCCTCGACCTCGACGGCCCGATCCGTCCGCTCGTGATCC